A genomic region of Janthinobacterium lividum contains the following coding sequences:
- a CDS encoding type I restriction endonuclease subunit R — MVFSEDSRVKIPCILHLVRLGYNYLSLKDATWDEETNIFPELFRTAIGQINPGIDGGDIDRLLADVKLLLDNEDLGKAFYEKLTERSGVRLIDFENFDNNSFHVVTELTCKNGDDEFRPDITLLINGMPLSFIEVKKPNNREGVLAERNRIITRSRNPRFRRFVNITQLMVFSNNMEYDDGSPQPIEGAFYASPSYDSPVFNYFREEETLDLATLLAEENDTIENDVLRDNNLNVIKHSPEFISNKSPDAPTNRVCTSLFSRDRLAFLLRFALVYVNETDGLQKHVMRYPQLFATKAIERKLDAGVRKGIIWHTQGSGKTALAYYNTRFLTDYFQHQGIIPKFYFIVDRLDLLIQAQREFAARGLVVHSIDSREAFARDIKTTKVLHNNTGKPEITVVNIQKFQDDPEVVRAEDYDVSIQRVYFLDEVHRSYNPQGSFLANLTQSDRNAIKIGLTGTPLLGDDYNSRALFGDYIHKYYYNASIADGYTLRLIREEIATNYKLILREALASVEIQQGDIDRKLIYAHPKFVEPMLDYIVRDFEKSRSALGEISIGGMVICDSAEQARQMFEIFSGVYATPSISTYAVQDSAQALIAAAEPGSYAARVLLENRAKSAALILHDVGTKEERKQWVEDFKAGKIDLLFVYNMLLTGFDAKRLKKLYLGRVIRSHNLLQALTRVNRTYKDFRYGYVVDFADIRKEFDSTNKAYFDELQAELGDEVAHYSNLFKSTEEIAQEIEAIKDILFSFDIENAEVFSQQITQIQDRATVLALKKALADARNLYNLIRLQGDNALLQQLDFQKLNQLYRETSNHLDLLNLKESIESSTDTSNLLNIALEDVLFMFTKIKEEELVLADKLKSTLRRTREALVDNFDQQDPKFITLREELERLFKKKKLNEVSQEEMTTNIGALNVIYDKIKELNRQNNQLRAKYRGDVKFTRIHKRLQERGSVTQTERRLFEALLGVKQQADEQVLQNTQLLANESYFGRMMMPIVLDEFETRQKIDLNLDAADTINNLVVNEYMNEFASGSRTGAQSW, encoded by the coding sequence ATGGTTTTCAGCGAGGACTCACGAGTCAAAATTCCATGCATCTTGCACTTGGTGCGGCTTGGCTACAACTATCTCTCCCTGAAAGATGCAACCTGGGATGAAGAAACCAACATCTTCCCGGAACTTTTCCGAACAGCCATCGGGCAGATCAATCCAGGCATCGATGGCGGCGACATCGATCGCCTGCTTGCCGACGTCAAACTTTTGCTGGATAACGAAGACCTCGGCAAGGCCTTCTACGAAAAACTTACGGAACGTTCCGGCGTCCGGTTAATCGACTTCGAGAACTTTGACAATAACAGCTTCCATGTCGTTACAGAGTTGACGTGCAAGAACGGTGACGACGAGTTCCGGCCCGACATTACTCTGCTCATCAACGGCATGCCGCTGAGCTTTATCGAGGTCAAGAAACCCAATAACCGCGAAGGCGTACTTGCCGAGCGCAATCGCATCATCACACGCAGCAGGAATCCGCGTTTCCGTCGTTTCGTCAACATAACGCAGCTGATGGTCTTCTCCAATAACATGGAGTACGATGATGGCTCGCCGCAGCCCATCGAAGGCGCGTTCTATGCTAGTCCGTCCTATGACTCGCCAGTCTTCAACTATTTCCGCGAAGAAGAAACACTGGATCTAGCGACCCTGCTGGCAGAAGAGAATGACACCATTGAGAACGACGTGCTGCGCGACAACAACCTCAATGTTATCAAACACAGCCCTGAGTTCATCAGTAACAAATCGCCTGATGCACCGACCAACCGCGTTTGTACCTCGCTGTTTAGTCGTGACCGGCTGGCCTTCTTGCTGCGATTCGCGCTCGTCTATGTAAATGAGACTGATGGACTGCAAAAGCACGTTATGCGTTACCCGCAGCTCTTCGCTACTAAGGCGATCGAACGCAAGCTTGACGCTGGCGTGCGCAAGGGCATTATCTGGCACACACAAGGCAGTGGGAAGACGGCGTTAGCGTACTACAACACCCGCTTTCTGACTGATTATTTTCAGCACCAAGGCATCATTCCCAAGTTCTATTTCATCGTGGATCGACTTGATCTGCTCATCCAAGCGCAGCGGGAGTTTGCGGCGCGCGGGCTGGTGGTGCACAGCATTGATAGTCGCGAAGCCTTCGCCCGCGACATAAAGACCACGAAGGTGCTGCACAATAACACCGGCAAGCCTGAGATCACGGTGGTCAATATTCAGAAATTCCAAGATGACCCTGAAGTAGTACGTGCCGAGGATTATGACGTTAGCATCCAGCGCGTCTACTTTCTTGACGAAGTTCACCGCAGCTATAACCCACAGGGTAGCTTTCTTGCAAATCTCACCCAGTCAGATCGTAATGCAATCAAGATCGGACTAACTGGTACCCCGCTACTCGGTGATGATTACAATTCCCGCGCGTTGTTTGGCGACTACATCCACAAGTACTACTACAACGCGTCAATTGCGGATGGCTACACTCTGCGCTTGATCCGGGAAGAAATTGCCACTAACTACAAGCTCATTTTGCGGGAGGCGCTCGCCTCAGTGGAGATCCAGCAAGGCGATATTGATCGAAAGCTTATTTACGCGCACCCGAAGTTTGTCGAGCCTATGCTCGATTACATCGTGCGTGATTTCGAGAAGAGCCGCAGCGCTCTGGGGGAAATCAGTATCGGCGGTATGGTAATCTGCGACAGCGCTGAGCAGGCGCGCCAGATGTTCGAGATTTTTAGCGGTGTCTATGCAACACCGTCCATATCGACCTATGCCGTCCAGGACTCAGCGCAAGCATTGATTGCCGCCGCCGAACCAGGGAGCTATGCCGCTCGCGTATTACTGGAGAACCGAGCTAAAAGTGCGGCACTGATTTTACACGACGTCGGCACCAAGGAAGAGCGTAAGCAATGGGTTGAAGACTTTAAAGCAGGCAAGATTGATCTACTGTTCGTCTACAACATGTTGCTCACCGGCTTTGACGCAAAGCGCTTGAAGAAACTTTACCTGGGGCGGGTAATTCGTTCGCACAATCTGCTGCAAGCGCTCACCCGTGTGAATCGTACGTATAAGGATTTCCGCTACGGTTACGTCGTCGATTTCGCAGACATCCGCAAGGAGTTTGATTCCACCAACAAGGCATATTTTGACGAATTGCAGGCTGAGCTGGGCGATGAAGTGGCGCATTATTCTAATCTGTTTAAGTCCACAGAAGAGATCGCTCAGGAAATCGAAGCCATCAAGGACATCCTGTTCAGTTTTGATATCGAAAACGCTGAGGTTTTCTCACAGCAGATCACTCAGATTCAGGACCGCGCTACGGTGCTGGCGCTCAAGAAGGCGTTGGCTGATGCACGCAACCTTTATAATCTGATCCGCTTGCAAGGCGACAATGCGCTCCTTCAGCAACTCGATTTTCAAAAGCTTAACCAGCTCTACCGCGAGACAAGTAACCACCTCGATCTGCTCAACCTAAAGGAAAGCATCGAGTCCAGCACCGATACTAGTAACCTGCTCAATATCGCGCTAGAAGACGTGCTGTTCATGTTTACTAAAATCAAGGAAGAGGAGTTGGTGCTAGCCGACAAGCTCAAGAGCACGCTGCGCCGGACACGAGAAGCCTTGGTCGATAACTTCGACCAGCAAGACCCGAAGTTCATCACTCTCAGGGAAGAGCTGGAGCGGCTGTTTAAGAAAAAGAAGCTGAACGAAGTAAGCCAAGAGGAAATGACCACCAACATTGGCGCGCTCAATGTCATCTACGACAAAATCAAGGAGCTGAATCGCCAGAACAACCAGCTCCGCGCTAAATACCGGGGGGATGTCAAATTCACCCGCATCCATAAGCGATTGCAAGAGCGCGGTTCGGTAACGCAAACCGAGCGCCGCCTTTTTGAAGCACTTCTCGGCGTCAAGCAACAAGCCGATGAACAGGTGCTGCAAAACACCCAATTGCTGGCCAACGAAAGCTACTTCGGGCGCATGATGATGCCGATCGTGTTGGACGAGTTCGAGACCCGCCAAAAGATTGATCTCAATCTTGACGCCGCTGACACCATCAATAATTTGGTAGTGAATGAATATATGAATGAATTTGCCTCAGGCAGCAGAACAGGAGCACAAAGTTGGTAA
- a CDS encoding class I SAM-dependent DNA methyltransferase, giving the protein MVTQEFEQRTRELIDSLKAICAAYGLGNDGNEFKIITQVFLYKFLNDKFAFEAKKIRPDLAKDNKWEQAIVGLNNEELGKLHRRMGPDTARLKPEHFIAHLWNRQTAPEFSKLFDDTLRDIAISNNEIFAVKTDGGAKITLFDRVSEFITDTSKRDAFCRAIINKLGDFSFERIFTQKYDFYAALFEYLIKDYNKDSGGKYAEYYTPHAVAKIMAAILVPDAVRGKIKNVSCYDPSAGSGTLLMNIAHAIGEQRCSIYSQDISQKSSSLLRLNLILNNLVHSIPNVIQGNTVLHPYHREGKVLRKFDYIVSNPPFKMDFSDFRNELDTEENQERFFAGIPNIPKQAVDKMAIYQLFLQHIIHSLKPGGKAAVVVPTGFITAQSGIDSGIRQHLVVNKMLAGVVSMPSNIFATTGTNVSILFIDAANKENVVLIDASTLGTKVKDGKYQKTLLSEAEEDRIIATFNEKKAVEDFSVVVSYQDIAAKNYSLSAGQYFDMKIEYADLTPKQFAGKLKEFSVQLDGLFKESAGLELKIKKQLAGLRYVD; this is encoded by the coding sequence TTGGTAACGCAGGAATTTGAACAACGCACTCGAGAACTGATCGACAGCCTCAAGGCCATATGTGCCGCATATGGCCTGGGTAACGATGGCAACGAGTTCAAGATCATCACCCAAGTCTTTCTCTATAAATTTCTTAACGATAAATTCGCGTTCGAGGCCAAGAAAATCCGACCGGACTTGGCGAAAGACAATAAGTGGGAACAGGCTATCGTTGGCCTGAACAATGAGGAGCTTGGTAAACTGCATCGGCGCATGGGGCCAGATACCGCCCGATTGAAGCCCGAGCATTTCATCGCCCACCTATGGAACCGCCAGACCGCCCCGGAATTCTCCAAACTGTTCGATGATACGTTACGTGATATAGCGATTAGCAACAACGAAATATTCGCGGTCAAGACCGATGGCGGCGCCAAGATTACCCTGTTTGATCGGGTAAGCGAGTTTATTACCGACACGTCCAAGCGTGACGCTTTCTGTCGCGCCATCATCAATAAGTTGGGCGACTTTAGCTTCGAGCGCATTTTCACTCAAAAATATGATTTTTACGCTGCCCTCTTCGAATACCTGATCAAGGATTACAACAAGGATAGTGGTGGTAAATACGCTGAGTACTACACCCCCCACGCTGTAGCCAAGATCATGGCCGCCATCCTCGTCCCCGACGCTGTGCGCGGCAAGATTAAGAACGTAAGCTGCTACGACCCATCGGCCGGGTCCGGCACGTTGCTGATGAACATCGCCCACGCCATCGGGGAGCAGCGGTGCAGTATATATTCGCAAGATATTTCGCAGAAATCTTCTAGCCTACTACGTCTTAATCTGATCCTCAACAACTTGGTACACTCCATTCCCAATGTCATTCAGGGTAATACGGTACTCCATCCGTATCACAGAGAGGGCAAGGTGCTGAGAAAGTTTGATTACATTGTTAGTAATCCACCTTTTAAGATGGATTTCAGTGATTTTCGCAACGAGCTGGACACAGAGGAGAACCAAGAGCGCTTCTTCGCTGGGATTCCAAATATTCCGAAGCAGGCCGTGGATAAAATGGCCATCTACCAGCTATTTTTGCAGCACATTATTCATTCGCTCAAACCTGGTGGTAAGGCAGCCGTGGTGGTGCCTACTGGCTTCATTACAGCTCAAAGCGGTATTGACAGCGGAATTCGCCAACATCTGGTGGTCAACAAAATGCTAGCTGGCGTCGTCTCCATGCCGAGTAACATCTTCGCCACTACCGGCACGAATGTCTCCATTCTGTTTATTGATGCCGCTAACAAAGAGAATGTGGTGCTGATCGACGCCTCTACTCTGGGTACGAAGGTCAAGGATGGCAAATACCAGAAAACTTTGCTCTCTGAAGCAGAAGAAGATCGTATCATCGCAACTTTCAATGAAAAAAAAGCTGTTGAAGACTTTTCAGTGGTGGTAAGTTATCAAGATATCGCTGCCAAGAATTATAGTTTGAGTGCCGGACAGTATTTTGATATGAAAATCGAGTACGCTGACCTCACGCCGAAGCAGTTCGCTGGCAAGCTTAAGGAATTCTCCGTCCAACTGGATGGTCTTTTTAAGGAATCTGCTGGGTTGGAACTTAAAATAAAGAAACAACTGGCAGGGTTGCGTTATGTTGACTAA
- a CDS encoding restriction endonuclease subunit S yields the protein MLTKPILSIAKRVSSGLTPLRSNPEFWENGTIPWLKTEQLGEKFIYSTTEKISKAALDKTSIKVYPINTLSVAMYGEGKTRGNVSIIKNEMATNQACCNIELDPELADFEYVYYFLKTQYNELRNLSSGVRKNLNSNDIKNFVVRLPKELSAQKSIAAVLSTLDTKIDCNNRINAELEALADMLYGYWFMQFDFPCAKGKPYKSSGGKMSYNTTLKREVPVGWKDGTLDDLGRILGGSTPSTDNPKNFSADGVPWITPYDLSGNQGNKFITRGAQDVSDEGIKAASLKKMPAGSVLLSSRAPIGYMAIARAELTTNQGFKSFIPSSEYSTAFIYYTIKRSLRTITQYASGSTFKEVSATVLKTVKIVLPDPDVVAQFTTAVAPIFERQDLLEQESVQLGQLRDWLLPMLMNGQIKVA from the coding sequence ATGTTGACTAAGCCAATTTTGTCTATTGCCAAAAGAGTTTCAAGTGGCCTGACGCCTCTGAGGAGCAACCCTGAGTTCTGGGAGAACGGTACAATTCCGTGGTTGAAAACCGAGCAACTGGGCGAGAAATTTATCTATAGCACGACCGAAAAAATTTCGAAGGCTGCATTGGATAAGACCAGCATCAAGGTTTATCCGATAAATACGCTATCCGTCGCTATGTATGGTGAAGGTAAGACGCGTGGAAATGTGTCAATTATAAAAAATGAAATGGCAACGAATCAGGCATGCTGCAACATCGAGCTTGACCCGGAATTAGCTGATTTTGAATATGTTTATTACTTCTTGAAGACTCAGTACAACGAGCTTAGAAACCTTTCGTCTGGTGTCAGGAAAAACCTAAATTCTAATGACATTAAGAATTTTGTTGTGCGTCTGCCCAAAGAGCTTTCGGCACAAAAAAGTATCGCTGCGGTCCTTTCGACCCTCGACACTAAGATTGACTGTAACAACCGTATCAACGCCGAGTTAGAGGCATTGGCCGATATGCTTTACGGTTATTGGTTCATGCAGTTCGACTTCCCCTGTGCTAAAGGCAAACCCTATAAATCATCAGGCGGTAAGATGAGCTATAACACAACCCTGAAACGGGAGGTTCCGGTAGGATGGAAGGACGGCACCTTAGATGATTTAGGTCGTATCCTCGGTGGCAGTACTCCGAGTACGGACAATCCAAAAAACTTTTCTGCCGATGGGGTACCGTGGATTACTCCTTATGATCTTTCCGGCAACCAAGGGAACAAGTTCATTACCCGCGGTGCGCAAGATGTATCAGATGAGGGCATCAAGGCTGCCTCGCTGAAAAAAATGCCTGCGGGGAGCGTCTTACTTAGCTCACGTGCCCCCATCGGATACATGGCCATTGCGCGGGCCGAATTGACAACGAATCAGGGATTTAAATCATTCATTCCCAGTAGTGAGTATTCAACAGCATTCATCTATTACACGATCAAAAGATCTTTGAGGACGATTACGCAATACGCGTCTGGCTCGACCTTTAAAGAGGTGTCCGCCACTGTATTGAAGACCGTCAAAATTGTCCTGCCCGATCCGGATGTTGTCGCTCAGTTCACTACCGCAGTTGCCCCCATCTTCGAACGTCAAGACCTACTAGAGCAGGAGAGCGTACAGCTCGGACAACTTCGCGACTGGCTGCTGCCTATGCTAATGAATGGCCAGATCAAGGTGGCGTGA